One segment of Chionomys nivalis chromosome 1, mChiNiv1.1, whole genome shotgun sequence DNA contains the following:
- the Eva1a gene encoding protein eva-1 homolog A, translated as MRLPLSPSTEPVAAEPLEMALLSSVLAACSYISENPERAALYFVSGVCIGLFLTLAALVMRISCHTDCRQGPRRRCLQDHESSSDSSDSEDGSEDTASDLSVRRHRRFERTLNKNVFTSAEELERAQRLEERERIIREIWMNGQPEVPGTRSLNRYY; from the exons ATGAGGCTGCCCCTCAGCCCCAGCACGGAGCCAGTGGCCGCGGAGCCCTTGGAGATGGCTTTGCTCAGCAGCGTCCTGGCAGCCTGTTCCTATATCTCAG AAAATCCTGAGCGAGCCGCCCTATACTTCGTCTCTGGCGTGTGCATCGGTCTATTCCTGACCTTGGCCGCCTTGGTGATGAGGATCTCCTGCCACACTGACTGCCGGCAGGGTCCCCGGAGGAGGTGCTTGCAGGACCATGAGAGTAGCAGTGACAGCAGCGACAGCGAGGATGGCAGCGAGGACACAGCCTCGGACCTGTCGGTGCGCAGACACCGCCGCTTTGAGAGGACTTTGAACAAGAACGTGTTCACCTCTGCAGAGGAGCTGGAGCGCGCACAACGATTGGAGGAGCGCGAGCGCATCATCAGGGAGATCTGGATGAACGGGCAGCCCGAGGTGCCTGGCACCAGGAGCCTAAATCGCTACTACTAG